From Ictidomys tridecemlineatus isolate mIctTri1 chromosome 2, mIctTri1.hap1, whole genome shotgun sequence, the proteins below share one genomic window:
- the LOC101965069 gene encoding C-C chemokine receptor type 5 has product MDYQVSSPSSYIDYETSEPCVKIDVRQIAARLLPPLYSLVFIFGVVGNLLVVLILINCKRLKSMTDIYLLNLAISDLLFLLTLPFWAHYAAAQWDFGNAMCQILTAVYYIGFFSGIFFIILLTIDRYLAIVHAVFALKARTVTFGLVTSGITWVAAVLASLPGVIFTKSQKEASRHTCSLHFPASQYHFWKKFQTLKMVTLGLVLPLLVMVICYSGILRTLLRCRSEKRHKAVRLIFTIMIVYFLFWAPYNIVLLLTTFQEFFGLNNCDSSNRLDQAMQVTETLGMTHCCINPVIYAFVGEKFRRYLSVFFQKHIAKHFCKLCPNFQKEVPERVSSVYTRSTGEQDISVGL; this is encoded by the coding sequence ATGGATTATCAAGTGTCAAGCCCCAGCTCTTACATCGATTACGAGACGTCAGAACCCTGCGTTAAAATTGACGTGAGGCAAATCGCAGCCAGGCTCCTGCCCCCGCTCTACTCTCTGGTGTTCATCTTTGGTGTCGTGGGCAACCTGCTGGTAGTTCTCATTCTGATCAACTGCAAAAGGCTGAAGAGCATGACTGACATCTACCTGCTCAACTTGGCCATCTCCGACCTGCTTTTCCTTCTCACCCTCCCGTTCTGGGCTCACTATGCCGCCGCCCAGTGGGACTTTGGAAATGCAATGTGTCAGATTTTGACAGCGGTCTATTACATAGGCTTCTTCTCTGGAATCTTCTTCATCATCCTTCTGACAATAGACAGATACCTGGCCATCGTCCACGCTGTGTTTGCTCTCAAGGCCAGGACAGTCACCTTCGGGTTGGTGACAAGTGGGATCACCTGGGTAGCGGCCGTGCTGGCCTCTCTCCCGGGAGTGATCTTTACCAAATCTCAAAAAGAAGCTTCCCGTCATACCTGCAGCCTTCATTTCCCAGCCAGTCAGTATCATTTCTGGAAGAAATTCCAGACATTAAAGATGGTCACCTTAGGCCTGGTGCTGCCCCTGCTCGTCATGGTCATCTGCTACTCGGGGATCCTGAGAACCCTGCTTCGGTGTCGGAGCGAGAAGAGACACAAGGCTGTGAGGCTCATCTTCACCATCATGATCGTCTACTTTCTTTTCTGGGCTCCCTACAACATCGTCCTGCTCCTGACCACCTTCCAGGAATTCTTTGGCCTGAATAACTGCGATAGTTCTAACAGACTGGACCAAGCCATGCAGGTGACCGAGACTCTCGGGATGACGCACTGTTGCATCAACCCTGTCATCTACGCCTTCGTCGGGGAGAAGTTCAGAAGGTATCTCTCGGTGTTCTTCCAGAAACACATCGCCAAGCACTTTTGCAAACTCTGTCCCAACTTCCAAAAGGAAGTCCCTGAGCGCGTAAGCTCAGTTTATACCCGATCTACTGGGGAGCAGGATATCTCAGTTGGCTTATGA
- the Ccr2 gene encoding C-C chemokine receptor type 2 → MEDKDALPQFIHNILSTSHSLFVRSNKGSSEESTTTYDYDYSSPCYKPDVKHIGALLLPPLYSLVFIFGFVGNLLVVLILINCKRLKSMTDIYLLNLAISDLLFLLTLPFWAHYAANEWIFGDVLCKSLTGMYQIGYFGGIFFIILLTIDRYLAIVHAVFALKARTVTFGVVTSVITWVAAVFASVPGIIFTRFQEENSHSSCGPYFPLKWKNFHTVMRNVLSLVLPLLVMVICYSGILRTLLRCRNERKRHKAVRLIFTIMIVYFLFWAPYNIVLLLTTFQEFFGLSNCESTSQLDQAMQVTETLGMTHCCINPVIYAFVGEKFRRYLSVFFRKHIAKHLCKQCPVFYRETADRVSSTYTPSTGEQDVSVGL, encoded by the coding sequence ATGGAAGACAAGGACGCGTTACCCCAATTCATCCACAATATATTATCCACATCTCATTCTTTGTTTGTAAGAAGTAACAAAGGAAGCAGTGAAGAATCCACCACCACATATGACTATGACTACAGCAGTCCCTGTTACAAACCCGACGTGAAGCACATCGGAGCCCTGCTCCTGCCCCCGCTCTACTCTCTGGTGTTCATCTTTGGTTTCGTGGGCAACCTGCTGGTAGTTCTCATCCTGATCAACTGCAAAAGGCTGAAGAGCATGACTGACATCTACCTGCTCAATTTGGCCATCTCCGACCTGCTTTTCCTTCTCACTCTCCCGTTCTGGGCTCACTATGCTGCAAATGAATGGATCTTTGGAGATGTCCTGTGTAAGTCACTCACGGGGATGTATCAAATTGGTTATTTTGGAGGAATCTTTTTCATCATCCTCCTGACAATTGATAGGTACCTGGCCATTGTCCACGCTGTGTTTGCTTTAAAAGCAAGGACTGTCACCTTCGGGGTGGTGACAAGTGTCATCACCTGGGTGGCGGCCGTGTTTGCCTCTGTCCCAGGAATCATCTTTACTAGATTCCAAGAAGAAAATTCTCATTCCTCCTGTGGCCCATATTTCCCattaaaatggaagaactttCATACCGTAATGAGGAATGTCTTGAGCCTGGTGCTGCCCCTGCTTGTCATGGTCATCTGCTACTCGGGGATCCTGAGAACCCTGCTTCGGTGCCGGAATGAGAGGAAGAGACACAAGGCTGTGAGGCTCATCTTCACCATCATGATCGTCTACTTTCTTTTCTGGGCTCCCTACAACATCGTCCTGCTCCTGACCACCTTCCAGGAATTCTTTGGCCTGAGTAACTGTGAGAGCACCAGTCAGCTGGACCAAGCCATGCAGGTGACGGAGACTCTCGGGATGACGCACTGTTGCATCAACCCTGTCATCTACGCCTTCGTCGGGGAGAAGTTCAGAAGGTATCTCTCGGTGTTCTTCCGGAAGCACATCGCCAAGCACCTCTGCAAACAGTGTCCAGTTTTCTACAGGGAGACAGCAGATCGAGTGAGCTCCACATATACCCCTTCCACGGGGGAGCAGGATGTCTCCGTTGGCTTGTAA